The segment GCTGGCGACGCTGATGTGCGGCGAGGGGCCCGTGCGCACCGCCATGGCCTACGCCCGGCGCACCGGCGCGGTCCACGCCAGCCTGCTGAAATACGCCAACTCCAGCGATGTCCCCTACGGGCGGAAAGATCACGTGGTGGGCTACGCGGCCATCCGCTTCGCCCGCGCGCCGGATCCCCCGCTGGGGGAAGAGGATCGACAGACGCTTCTGGAGATCGCGCGGGAGGCGGTGGCCCATGCCGTGCAGGGGAAGCCGCTTCCCGAGCTTCATGTGGACTCCCCATGGCTATGGCTGCCCCGGGCCTGCTTTGTGACCCTCACGAAGGGCGGCCACCTCCGGGGATGCCGGGGGGAGATCTGGCCGCGCTCGGACCTGGCCCATGCCGTGCAGCGGGTGGCGGTGCTCTCCGCCCTGGATGA is part of the Thermoflexus sp. genome and harbors:
- the amrA gene encoding AmmeMemoRadiSam system protein A; amino-acid sequence: LATLMCGEGPVRTAMAYARRTGAVHASLLKYANSSDVPYGRKDHVVGYAAIRFARAPDPPLGEEDRQTLLEIAREAVAHAVQGKPLPELHVDSPWLWLPRACFVTLTKGGHLRGCRGEIWPRSDLAHAVQRVAVLSALDDPRFPPVTVEELPHLEYEISILSPLRPVTDPAEIEIGRDGLFILAGGRTGLLLPQVPVEQGWDRETFLRALCLKAGLPEDAYRWPDARLFRFEAEVFGES